A genomic segment from Geitlerinema sp. PCC 7407 encodes:
- the clpP gene encoding ATP-dependent Clp endopeptidase proteolytic subunit ClpP produces the protein MIPIVIEQSGRGERAFDIYSKLLQERIIFLGQPVDSDLANLIVAQLLFLEAEDPEKDIYLYINSPGGSVSAGMGIFDTMNHVKPDVCTICLGLAASMGAFLLAAGAKGKRMSLPNSRIMIHQPLGGAQGQATDIEIQAREILYIKRRLNEILAERTGQPLDRIETDTDRDFFMSAEEARTYGLIDQVIDRKPSASNPIAV, from the coding sequence ATGATCCCTATTGTCATTGAACAGTCTGGTCGGGGCGAACGCGCCTTTGACATCTATTCCAAACTGCTCCAAGAGCGCATCATCTTTTTGGGACAACCGGTTGATTCTGACCTCGCCAACCTGATTGTGGCGCAGCTGTTGTTTCTGGAAGCCGAGGATCCAGAAAAGGATATCTATCTCTATATCAACTCGCCCGGCGGTTCGGTGAGTGCAGGGATGGGCATCTTTGACACGATGAATCACGTCAAGCCCGATGTTTGCACGATCTGTCTGGGTCTGGCGGCCAGCATGGGCGCGTTTCTGCTGGCGGCAGGGGCCAAAGGCAAGCGCATGAGCCTACCCAACTCCCGGATCATGATTCACCAGCCGCTGGGCGGCGCCCAGGGTCAGGCGACGGATATCGAGATTCAGGCGCGGGAGATTTTGTACATCAAGCGCCGCCTGAATGAAATTCTGGCGGAGCGGACGGGCCAGCCCCTCGATCGCATTGAAACAGATACCGATCGCGACTTCTTTATGTCGGCGGAAGAAGCGAGAACCTATGGTCTGATTGACCAGGTGATCGATCGCAAGCCTTCGGCGAGCAACCCGATCGCAGTCTAG
- a CDS encoding antibiotic biosynthesis monooxygenase gives MSDFQDFLKHDFAYVAIGEFKPGRFDEAKNLYYEAVSTYGKGFRGAYLLQEPGTDRGISVIFWENIEDMEAHKSALYEAILKKMAPLFAEPPKPVFYEVVCSLHPHAENHADMAIAH, from the coding sequence ATGTCAGACTTCCAGGATTTTTTGAAGCATGATTTCGCCTATGTCGCTATTGGTGAATTCAAGCCCGGGCGCTTTGATGAGGCCAAAAATCTATACTACGAGGCGGTTTCCACCTACGGAAAAGGCTTTAGAGGGGCTTATTTGCTCCAGGAGCCGGGAACCGATCGCGGGATTTCGGTGATTTTTTGGGAAAACATCGAGGATATGGAGGCGCACAAGAGCGCGCTGTATGAGGCGATCTTGAAGAAGATGGCGCCTTTGTTTGCGGAGCCGCCCAAGCCCGTTTTTTATGAGGTGGTTTGCAGCCTCCATCCCCACGCCGAAAACCACGCCGATATGGCGATCGCCCACTGA